The Flavobacterium sp. 123 genome contains a region encoding:
- a CDS encoding Na+/H+ antiporter NhaC family protein: MKSISTIIGVALLFLAGLCYFINWHALVPAFTVLGVAIITRKALEPLIIGCAIGFILLANQGGSEEYFPEGKGMIFPLNMFDGMFTSIARDAHDQGLIWVILVCILYGAFVQLLNVSGGIQAVGRYSEAHVKSKKQSLIMTYFLSFFFFLDDYLSALSVGNTMRPITDKFGVSREKLALVLSFVCVPLTIIFPISTWTIFYGSQLTAIEGGVLNGAGKVITSPIEAFLGTIPYNFSAWISLILGALVVFHLIPDSKGIKAAEAEVKPYEPEVAKVKKNPAKQGKLVYFILPLLVLIWCTIFPYPFDMDYWGSLEPSTEVIFGSIDALRGIVTAVVFTYMYFLLFKVIKFNKISKHFVLGLETITFVLTVLGFTYLLKDVQNALGFNEFVASHLQGISWLNGATLPFVVFALVSWICWATGSNWGIYAILVPTTAIMSHTLGADFWLSQGALASGTVWGAAACFFSDNRVLTAQSCKVDMMKHGISQFPYQLVIFGVSSVLYLVAGFVL; encoded by the coding sequence ATGAAATCAATCTCAACTATTATTGGAGTCGCCTTATTATTTCTGGCAGGACTATGTTATTTTATTAATTGGCATGCTTTAGTTCCTGCATTTACGGTATTAGGAGTTGCTATTATTACCAGAAAAGCTTTAGAACCATTAATTATAGGTTGTGCTATTGGTTTTATATTATTAGCAAATCAAGGAGGCTCTGAAGAATATTTTCCAGAAGGTAAAGGAATGATTTTTCCATTGAATATGTTTGATGGAATGTTTACGTCAATTGCTAGGGATGCTCACGACCAAGGATTAATATGGGTAATTTTAGTTTGTATATTATATGGTGCTTTTGTTCAGTTACTTAATGTATCTGGGGGAATTCAAGCAGTAGGAAGGTATTCTGAAGCTCATGTAAAAAGCAAGAAACAATCACTTATCATGACTTATTTTCTTAGTTTTTTCTTCTTTTTAGATGATTATTTAAGTGCTTTGTCTGTAGGAAATACAATGAGACCAATAACAGATAAGTTTGGAGTTTCTAGAGAAAAACTAGCTTTAGTGTTAAGTTTTGTATGTGTGCCGTTAACTATAATTTTTCCTATTTCAACTTGGACAATATTTTATGGTTCCCAATTAACAGCAATTGAAGGAGGCGTTTTAAATGGAGCAGGAAAAGTGATTACAAGTCCAATCGAAGCTTTTTTAGGAACAATTCCTTATAATTTTTCGGCTTGGATTTCATTAATATTAGGAGCGTTAGTTGTGTTTCATTTGATTCCTGATTCAAAGGGAATTAAAGCTGCAGAAGCGGAAGTAAAACCATACGAGCCAGAGGTTGCGAAAGTGAAAAAGAACCCTGCAAAACAAGGGAAGTTAGTTTATTTTATACTTCCATTATTGGTTTTGATTTGGTGCACAATTTTTCCTTATCCTTTTGATATGGATTACTGGGGGAGTTTAGAGCCTTCTACTGAAGTGATTTTTGGTAGTATAGATGCTTTGCGTGGTATTGTTACTGCGGTTGTTTTTACTTATATGTATTTCTTATTGTTTAAAGTAATAAAATTCAATAAAATTTCTAAGCATTTTGTATTAGGGTTAGAAACAATAACATTTGTTTTAACAGTTTTAGGTTTTACTTATTTGCTAAAAGATGTTCAAAATGCATTAGGTTTTAATGAATTTGTTGCTTCACATTTACAAGGAATAAGTTGGTTAAACGGAGCTACATTACCATTTGTGGTTTTTGCTTTGGTTTCTTGGATTTGTTGGGCTACTGGATCGAACTGGGGAATTTACGCTATCCTAGTGCCTACAACAGCTATTATGTCACATACATTGGGCGCTGATTTTTGGCTTTCTCAAGGAGCATTAGCTTCAGGTACAGTTTGGGGAGCGGCAGCTTGTTTCTTTTCGGATAACAGAGTTTTGACAGCACAATCTTGTAAGGTGGATATGATGAAACACGGAATTTCACAATTTCCGTATCAATTAGTAATTTTTGGGGTGTCTTCCGTATTATATCTTGTGGCTGGGTTTGTATTATAA
- the gabT gene encoding 4-aminobutyrate--2-oxoglutarate transaminase, which produces MGTQIKKVSEIPGPKSKEMLARRAAALPAGLGKSTEVVVEKAEGALVWDVDGNQLIDFAGGIGMVNLGHRPKVVVDAVKAQLDKHIHPGALVTTFELYLEFAELLNKITPGDFPKKTLLANSGSEAVENAVAIARYYTKRPAVICFEGAYHGRTMLTLSLTSKYGLFKRGFGSYAQDIYRFHSPNVYRRPNSMTEEEYIDFCIERFDQNLISHVDPSAVAAIIIEPVQGEGGFIPVPKRFLEKIRQVCDDHGIVFIADEVQAGAGRTGKFLSIEHSGVVPDVVTMAKSIGSGLPISAITGKAEIMDAPHLGGIGGTYSGSPIAVAGALATVKEIIKPEFLNRATHVGKIITDRINAMKDKFSIIGEVRGLGAMLVVEFVKDRHTKEPDMDFAMAVIKKSVANGVILIRAGLYTNCIRFLPPIVITDEQLHEGLDVIENAIQEVLNERG; this is translated from the coding sequence ATGGGAACTCAAATTAAAAAAGTATCAGAAATTCCTGGACCAAAAAGCAAAGAAATGTTAGCAAGAAGAGCCGCAGCTTTACCTGCTGGTTTAGGGAAATCTACCGAAGTGGTAGTCGAAAAGGCTGAAGGTGCACTGGTATGGGATGTTGATGGAAATCAACTGATTGATTTTGCAGGTGGTATTGGAATGGTTAATTTGGGGCATAGGCCAAAAGTTGTTGTTGATGCTGTTAAGGCACAATTGGACAAACACATTCACCCCGGAGCTTTAGTAACTACATTTGAACTTTATCTTGAATTTGCAGAGTTGTTGAATAAAATTACTCCAGGGGATTTTCCTAAAAAGACTTTATTGGCAAATTCAGGTTCTGAAGCGGTAGAAAATGCAGTTGCGATTGCAAGATATTATACAAAAAGACCAGCCGTTATCTGTTTTGAAGGTGCTTACCACGGAAGGACGATGCTTACATTGAGTTTAACTAGTAAATATGGTTTGTTCAAAAGAGGATTTGGTAGTTATGCTCAAGATATTTACCGTTTTCATTCTCCAAATGTTTACAGACGACCAAATAGTATGACTGAAGAGGAGTATATTGATTTTTGTATTGAGCGTTTTGATCAAAACTTAATTTCTCATGTTGATCCATCTGCTGTTGCGGCAATTATTATTGAGCCAGTTCAAGGTGAAGGTGGTTTTATTCCTGTACCAAAACGTTTTCTAGAAAAAATACGTCAAGTATGTGATGATCACGGAATCGTTTTTATTGCTGATGAGGTTCAGGCTGGAGCAGGAAGAACGGGTAAGTTCTTGTCTATTGAGCATTCAGGTGTTGTTCCTGATGTGGTAACAATGGCAAAATCTATCGGTTCAGGATTACCAATATCCGCCATTACAGGTAAAGCTGAGATTATGGATGCGCCGCATTTAGGAGGAATTGGAGGAACGTACAGCGGAAGCCCAATTGCAGTTGCAGGAGCTTTGGCTACAGTTAAAGAAATTATCAAACCAGAATTCTTAAATCGCGCAACTCATGTTGGTAAAATAATTACGGACAGAATTAATGCCATGAAAGACAAATTCTCCATAATAGGTGAAGTTCGTGGACTAGGAGCAATGCTTGTTGTTGAATTTGTAAAAGATAGGCATACAAAAGAGCCAGATATGGATTTTGCTATGGCAGTAATCAAAAAATCAGTGGCGAATGGAGTGATATTAATTAGAGCAGGATTGTATACAAACTGTATTCGTTTCTTGCCTCCAATTGTGATTACAGACGAGCAATTGCATGAAGGTTTAGATGTAATTGAAAATGCAATTCAAGAGGTTTTAAATGAAAGAGGATAA
- a CDS encoding GNAT family N-acetyltransferase: MIDKKILNDRFLIRTAKPEDAIQMEYVQSKCYPTLHESEILVRDHFVNHMKVFPEGQIVVELDGEIVASASTFRCYFPEHDSTFLEETDNLWITNVQQPNGDWMYGIDMGVLPEYRGLGLSKEMYKARHEVCKRLGIKGQIIAGMTIGYGKVKDQMTIEEYCQRLENKEFTDPTITSQRNAGFRWIRPLYNYINDPDAGYASILMYNPVDENYTL; the protein is encoded by the coding sequence ATGATCGACAAAAAGATTTTAAACGATAGATTTTTGATTCGAACCGCTAAACCAGAGGATGCTATTCAAATGGAGTATGTTCAATCGAAATGTTACCCTACATTACACGAATCAGAAATACTAGTTAGAGATCATTTTGTTAATCACATGAAAGTATTTCCAGAAGGTCAGATTGTAGTAGAATTAGATGGTGAAATTGTCGCTTCGGCAAGTACTTTTAGATGTTATTTTCCAGAGCATGATAGTACTTTTTTAGAAGAAACAGACAATTTATGGATTACTAATGTTCAGCAACCTAATGGCGATTGGATGTACGGAATAGATATGGGTGTATTACCAGAATATAGAGGGTTAGGTCTTTCTAAAGAAATGTATAAAGCGCGTCATGAAGTCTGTAAAAGATTAGGAATTAAAGGGCAGATTATTGCTGGGATGACTATTGGTTATGGGAAAGTAAAAGACCAAATGACTATAGAAGAATATTGTCAGAGGTTAGAAAATAAGGAATTTACAGACCCTACTATTACCTCTCAAAGAAATGCTGGATTTAGATGGATAAGACCTTTGTATAACTATATTAATGATCCTGATGCGGGGTATGCAAGTATTTTAATGTACAATCCTGTTGATGAGAATTATACTTTATAG